A genomic region of Halomonas aestuarii contains the following coding sequences:
- the nusA gene encoding transcription termination factor NusA encodes MSKEILAVVDTISNEKGVSRKVIFEAVEAALASASRKRFEDEEASVRVHIDRDTGDYETFRRWEVVEDDDFDGPDAQIKLSFAERRDPPLGLGDVVEERIENAAFGRIAAQTAKQVIVQKVREAERAEVVRQYAEREGELVAGIVKKTTRDGLIIDLGENAEAFLPRSEMIPGERYRMNERVRALLVKVDAEARGAQLILSRTCPELIIELFSIEVPEISEQLIEIKGAARDPGSRAKIAVKTNDRRIDPVGACVGMRGSRVQAVSSELQNERVDIVLWDDNPAQLVINAMAPADVASILVDEESHAMDVAVAEDNLAQAIGRSGQNVRLASELTGWRLNVMTEDEAEAKRDQEIDSLVEHFIQHLDIDEDVARLLVEEGFTSLEEVAYVPVEEMLEIEEFDEETIEELRARAKDELLNLAIASEEELDGAQPADDLLEMDGMERHLAFILASRGIVTMEDLAEQSVDDLIDIEGIDEERAAALIMTARAPWFENEQ; translated from the coding sequence ATGAGTAAAGAGATTCTGGCGGTCGTCGACACGATCTCCAACGAGAAGGGGGTCTCCCGCAAGGTGATCTTCGAGGCCGTCGAGGCGGCCCTGGCCAGTGCATCGCGCAAGCGCTTCGAGGATGAGGAAGCCAGCGTGCGCGTGCACATCGATCGCGATACCGGGGATTACGAGACCTTTCGCCGCTGGGAGGTGGTCGAGGACGACGACTTCGACGGGCCCGACGCCCAGATCAAGCTCTCCTTCGCCGAGCGTCGTGATCCGCCCCTGGGGCTGGGTGACGTGGTCGAGGAGCGTATCGAGAACGCCGCCTTCGGCCGCATCGCCGCCCAGACCGCCAAGCAGGTCATCGTGCAGAAGGTGCGCGAGGCCGAGCGGGCCGAGGTGGTGCGCCAGTATGCCGAGCGTGAGGGCGAGCTGGTCGCCGGCATCGTCAAGAAGACCACCCGCGACGGCCTGATCATCGACCTCGGCGAGAACGCCGAGGCCTTCCTGCCGCGCAGCGAGATGATCCCGGGCGAGCGCTACCGCATGAACGAGCGGGTGCGCGCCTTGCTGGTCAAGGTCGATGCCGAGGCGCGCGGCGCCCAGCTGATCCTCTCGCGCACCTGCCCGGAGCTGATCATCGAGCTGTTCAGCATCGAGGTCCCGGAGATCTCCGAGCAGCTCATCGAGATCAAGGGTGCGGCGCGTGACCCCGGCTCCCGGGCCAAGATCGCGGTCAAGACCAACGACCGTCGCATCGACCCCGTGGGGGCCTGCGTCGGCATGCGCGGTTCGCGCGTGCAGGCCGTCTCCTCGGAGTTGCAGAACGAGCGCGTGGACATCGTGCTCTGGGACGACAACCCGGCCCAGCTGGTGATCAACGCCATGGCGCCGGCCGATGTCGCCTCGATCCTCGTCGACGAGGAGTCCCATGCCATGGACGTGGCCGTCGCCGAGGACAACCTGGCCCAGGCCATCGGCCGCAGCGGCCAGAACGTGCGTCTGGCGTCCGAGCTCACCGGGTGGCGTCTCAACGTCATGACCGAGGACGAGGCCGAGGCCAAGCGCGATCAGGAGATCGACAGCCTCGTCGAGCACTTCATCCAGCACCTGGACATCGACGAGGACGTGGCGCGCCTGCTGGTGGAAGAAGGCTTCACCTCCCTGGAGGAGGTCGCCTACGTGCCGGTCGAGGAGATGCTCGAGATCGAGGAGTTCGACGAGGAGACCATCGAGGAGCTGCGCGCTCGGGCCAAGGACGAACTGCTGAACCTCGCCATCGCCTCCGAGGAGGAACTCGACGGCGCCCAGCCGGCCGATGACCTGCTGGAGATGGACGGGATGGAGCGCCACCTGGCCTTCATCCTGGCCAGTCGGGGCATTGTCACCATGGAGGACCTGGCCGAGCAGTCCGTCGATGATCTGATAGACATCGAGGGTATCGACGAGGAGCGCGCCGCGGCACTGATCATGACTGCCCGTGCGCCATGGTTCGAGAACGAACAGTAA
- the infB gene encoding translation initiation factor IF-2, translated as MSEMTVKDFAAKVGRDVPRLLEQMKEAGLGQKAENDAVSEEDKRQLLDYLTKSHGGSGGAGAKNRITLTRKTRSRIKTGERGKSIEVQVRKKRTYVKRAEEETAKSEPEADAGPRQLVGDMADSQQAQADKDAREAEEAKARAAEESAREAAAKLEAEKAVSEPEIPVPELETQPAPEEPPAPPKEGRPEPRRAAVKKASGKGGKKGRDDRDDDRGDREERRRGGKKVKRAERRGGRRGGGAQGGGKHGFQKPTQPIVREVSIPESISVADLADKMSIKANEVIKAMFTMGAAVTINQTIDQDTAAIVVEEMGHKPKLVKDDALETEVLEGISYEGEEITRSPVVTVMGHVDHGKTSLLDYIRKAKVATGEAGGITQHIGAYHVEDDHGGVTFLDTPGHAAFTAMRARGAKATDVVVLVVAADDGVMPQTIEAIEHSKAAEVPMVVAVNKIDKPGADPDRVKNELSQHGVISEEWGGDTQFVHVSAHTGEGIEELLESIQLVSEVLELKAVPEAPGKGVVVESRLDKGRGPVATVLVQNGTLKKGDIVLAGLHYGRVRALTNELGKQVDEAGPSTPVEIQGLDGTPEAGDDFMVLADEKKAREVANFRQGKYREVRLARQQKAKLENMFSQMGQDVAAKLNIVLKADVQGSLEAIKGALEELSTDEVEVAVVSSGVGGITGTDANLALASDAIVVGFNVRADAAAREIIEREGLDLRYYSVIYQLVDEVKQAMSGMLAPEWKEEIVGVAEVRDVFRAPKIGAVAGCMVVEGTVHRNKKIRVLRDNVVIYEGELESLRRYKDDVQEVRNGMECGIGVKNYNDVQVGDKIEVFDQVKVERTL; from the coding sequence ATGTCAGAAATGACCGTTAAGGATTTTGCAGCGAAGGTGGGGCGCGACGTGCCTCGCCTGCTGGAACAGATGAAGGAAGCAGGGCTCGGCCAGAAGGCCGAGAACGACGCCGTGTCCGAGGAGGACAAGCGTCAGCTGCTCGACTATCTGACCAAGAGCCACGGCGGCAGCGGCGGCGCCGGGGCGAAGAATCGCATCACCCTGACGCGCAAGACGCGTAGCCGTATCAAGACCGGCGAGCGCGGCAAGAGCATCGAGGTGCAGGTGCGCAAGAAGCGCACCTACGTCAAGCGCGCCGAGGAAGAGACGGCCAAGAGCGAGCCCGAGGCCGATGCCGGTCCGCGCCAGCTGGTCGGCGACATGGCCGACTCCCAGCAGGCGCAGGCTGACAAGGACGCCCGCGAGGCCGAGGAAGCCAAGGCGCGTGCCGCCGAGGAGTCCGCTCGCGAGGCCGCCGCCAAGCTTGAGGCCGAGAAGGCCGTCAGCGAGCCAGAGATTCCGGTGCCGGAGCTGGAGACCCAGCCCGCCCCGGAGGAGCCCCCGGCCCCGCCGAAGGAAGGACGTCCCGAGCCGCGTCGTGCCGCGGTCAAGAAGGCCAGTGGCAAGGGCGGCAAGAAGGGCCGTGACGATCGCGACGACGATCGCGGCGACCGCGAGGAGCGTCGCCGGGGCGGCAAGAAGGTCAAGCGCGCCGAGCGCCGTGGCGGTCGCCGCGGTGGCGGCGCCCAGGGCGGCGGCAAGCATGGCTTCCAGAAGCCGACCCAGCCGATCGTCCGCGAGGTCTCCATCCCTGAGTCGATCAGCGTCGCCGACCTGGCCGACAAGATGTCGATCAAGGCGAACGAGGTCATCAAGGCCATGTTCACCATGGGCGCGGCGGTGACCATCAACCAGACCATCGACCAGGACACCGCGGCCATCGTGGTCGAGGAGATGGGCCACAAGCCCAAGCTGGTCAAGGATGATGCGCTGGAGACCGAGGTCCTCGAGGGCATCTCCTATGAGGGCGAGGAGATCACCCGCTCGCCGGTCGTCACGGTGATGGGTCACGTCGACCACGGCAAGACCTCGCTGCTCGACTATATCCGCAAGGCCAAGGTGGCCACCGGCGAGGCCGGCGGCATCACCCAGCACATCGGTGCCTACCACGTCGAGGACGACCACGGTGGCGTGACCTTCCTGGATACCCCGGGCCACGCGGCGTTCACCGCCATGCGTGCCCGTGGCGCCAAGGCCACCGACGTGGTCGTGCTGGTGGTGGCCGCCGATGACGGCGTCATGCCCCAGACCATCGAGGCCATCGAGCACTCGAAGGCGGCCGAGGTCCCGATGGTGGTCGCGGTCAACAAGATCGACAAGCCGGGCGCGGATCCGGACCGGGTCAAGAACGAGCTGTCCCAGCATGGCGTCATCTCCGAGGAGTGGGGCGGCGACACCCAGTTCGTGCACGTCTCCGCCCACACCGGGGAGGGCATCGAGGAGCTGCTGGAGTCGATCCAGCTGGTCTCCGAGGTGCTCGAGCTCAAGGCCGTCCCCGAGGCGCCCGGCAAGGGCGTGGTGGTCGAGTCTCGCCTGGACAAGGGCCGTGGCCCCGTGGCCACCGTGCTGGTCCAGAACGGCACCCTGAAGAAGGGCGACATTGTGCTCGCCGGCCTGCACTACGGCCGCGTGCGTGCGCTGACCAACGAGCTGGGCAAGCAGGTCGACGAGGCCGGCCCGTCCACGCCGGTGGAGATCCAGGGCCTGGATGGCACCCCCGAGGCGGGTGACGACTTCATGGTGCTGGCCGACGAGAAGAAGGCCCGCGAGGTTGCCAACTTCCGTCAGGGCAAGTACCGCGAGGTGCGCCTGGCGCGCCAGCAGAAGGCCAAGCTGGAGAACATGTTCAGCCAGATGGGCCAGGACGTCGCCGCCAAGCTCAATATCGTGCTCAAGGCCGACGTCCAGGGCTCCCTGGAGGCGATCAAGGGCGCCCTGGAAGAGCTCTCCACGGACGAGGTCGAGGTGGCCGTGGTCTCCTCCGGCGTCGGCGGGATCACCGGCACCGACGCCAACCTGGCGCTGGCCAGTGACGCCATCGTGGTCGGCTTCAACGTGCGTGCCGACGCCGCCGCCCGCGAGATCATCGAGCGTGAAGGGCTGGACCTGCGCTACTACAGCGTCATCTACCAGCTGGTCGACGAGGTCAAGCAGGCCATGAGCGGCATGCTGGCACCGGAGTGGAAGGAAGAGATCGTCGGCGTGGCCGAGGTCCGTGACGTCTTCCGCGCGCCGAAGATCGGCGCCGTGGCCGGCTGCATGGTGGTCGAGGGCACCGTCCATCGCAACAAGAAGATCCGCGTGCTGCGTGACAACGTGGTGATCTACGAGGGCGAGCTCGAGTCCCTGCGCCGCTACAAGGACGATGTCCAGGAAGTGCGCAACGGCATGGAGTGCGGCATCGGCGTGAAGAACTACAACGATGTCCAGGTCGGCGACAAGATCGAGGTCTTCGACCAGGTCAAGGTCGAGCGGACCCTCTAA
- the rbfA gene encoding 30S ribosome-binding factor RbfA, which produces MREFKRTDRVADQLQKELAVLIQREVKDPRLGMVTVSGVEVSRDLGYADVHVTLLGEQEPERIKENLAVLKRAAGFLRSQIARRIKLRHVPELRFHYDESVVRGQRLSSLIDEAVASDRDLNDEAADDDASDGGSERD; this is translated from the coding sequence ATGCGGGAATTCAAGCGTACCGACCGGGTCGCCGACCAGCTCCAGAAGGAGCTGGCGGTGCTCATCCAGCGCGAGGTCAAGGACCCGCGCCTGGGCATGGTCACCGTCAGCGGCGTCGAGGTCAGTCGTGACCTCGGCTACGCCGATGTCCATGTGACCCTGCTGGGCGAGCAGGAGCCCGAGCGCATCAAGGAGAACCTGGCGGTGCTCAAGCGGGCCGCCGGTTTCCTGCGCAGCCAGATCGCCCGGCGGATCAAGCTGCGCCATGTCCCGGAGCTGCGCTTCCACTACGACGAGAGCGTGGTCCGTGGGCAGCGCCTGTCGTCGCTGATCGACGAGGCCGTCGCCAGCGACCGCGACCTGAATGACGAGGCGGCGGATGACGACGCCTCCGACGGCGGGAGCGAGCGGGACTGA
- the truB gene encoding tRNA pseudouridine(55) synthase TruB: MARRRRGLPVNGVLLLDKPAGASSNHALQRVRRLFQAQKAGHTGTLDPMATGLLPVCFGEATKFSAHLLEADKVYRTRVELGAVTDTGDAEGSVVERHAVPRLTEADIAGVLTRFRGEIDQVPPMYSALKHQGRKLYELAREGKSIERAARRVTVYDARLLACRDEAFELEVRVSKGTYIRTLAEDIGRALGCGAHISALRRLATGPFEAAGMRDLESLEALHDQGAREATLLPVDVLVDHLPRLDVDAVAAGRLTHGQAARVDPLGLPEGETARLYRDEAFLGLGTVTGPQEVAPKRLLSTAAG, encoded by the coding sequence ATGGCACGGCGACGTCGCGGACTGCCGGTGAACGGCGTGCTGCTGCTGGACAAGCCCGCGGGGGCGTCCAGCAACCATGCCCTGCAGCGGGTGCGGCGCCTGTTCCAGGCCCAGAAGGCCGGCCATACCGGGACGCTCGACCCCATGGCCACCGGGCTGCTGCCGGTCTGCTTCGGCGAGGCGACCAAGTTCTCCGCCCACCTGCTGGAGGCCGACAAGGTCTACCGCACCCGGGTGGAGCTCGGCGCGGTCACCGATACCGGCGATGCCGAAGGCTCGGTGGTCGAGCGCCATGCGGTGCCCCGGCTCACCGAGGCCGACATCGCGGGCGTGCTGACGCGCTTTCGCGGCGAGATCGACCAGGTGCCGCCGATGTACTCGGCCCTCAAGCACCAGGGGCGCAAGCTCTACGAACTCGCCCGGGAGGGCAAGTCGATCGAGCGTGCAGCCCGTCGCGTGACGGTGTATGATGCTCGGCTTCTCGCCTGCCGGGACGAGGCCTTCGAGCTGGAGGTCCGCGTCAGCAAGGGCACCTACATCCGCACCCTGGCCGAGGACATCGGCCGCGCTCTGGGATGCGGGGCCCACATCAGCGCGCTGCGACGGCTGGCGACGGGGCCCTTCGAGGCCGCCGGCATGCGCGACCTCGAGTCGCTCGAGGCCCTGCATGACCAGGGCGCGCGCGAGGCCACGCTGCTGCCCGTAGACGTGCTGGTCGATCACCTGCCGCGGCTGGACGTCGATGCCGTGGCGGCTGGGCGCCTGACCCACGGCCAGGCGGCACGGGTCGACCCCCTCGGGCTGCCCGAGGGCGAGACGGCAAGACTCTATCGTGACGAGGCCTTTCTGGGTCTCGGCACGGTGACGGGGCCACAGGAGGTGGCGCCGAAGCGGCTGCTGAGCACGGCGGCCGGTTGA
- the rpsO gene encoding 30S ribosomal protein S15 has protein sequence MALTAEQKAGIVNEYGRGDNDTGSPEVQVALLSANIDGLQDHFKTNKQDHHSRRGLIRMVNQRRKLLDYLKRKDFERYQSLIQRLGLRR, from the coding sequence ATGGCACTGACCGCTGAACAGAAGGCCGGCATCGTCAACGAATACGGCCGTGGCGACAACGACACCGGTTCCCCCGAGGTTCAGGTGGCCCTGCTGAGCGCCAACATCGATGGCCTGCAGGATCACTTCAAGACCAACAAGCAGGATCACCACTCCCGTCGTGGCCTGATCCGCATGGTCAACCAGCGCCGCAAGCTGCTGGACTACCTGAAGCGCAAGGACTTCGAGCGCTATCAGTCGCTGATCCAGCGCCTGGGCCTGCGCCGCTAA